In Saprospiraceae bacterium, a genomic segment contains:
- a CDS encoding vanadium-dependent haloperoxidase has translation MKTWIAFLMILSLFLNACNEDLAETEVSDESVSTYKSDVVFEWYQLECRIIKETPGFFPPQAARALGYTGVALYESLVPGWKNPLSLAGQLNGLDITDLPTVQKGQKYHWGLVANACLSQMIQLLFEKRITADNQNRILQLEQKWLTEYSSDLTPANISRSEEFGKSMANAIFNYSKNDGGHEQYIDPFQLPYTWPVIQGAWKPTGAVLNPLAPNWDSNRPFMDANIVEAQPLPHIPYSTANSSEFYKEAMEVYQIVTNATSEQKEIARFWADDPFNTCTPAGHTFNILTQLLEENNANLGQTAIAYARLGIAENDAFIACWKTKYDYFLIRPFTYIRENIDPTFQTVIGTPPFPAFTSGHATEAAAGAAIFAALFTNGDGNYAFTDRTQIQFGFSVRNYNNFFEMAEECANSRLYGGIHYNMDNLNGLKMGRAIGDNVNKRISWPEN, from the coding sequence ATGAAAACTTGGATAGCCTTTTTAATGATTTTGTCTTTATTTCTAAATGCATGTAATGAGGATTTGGCTGAAACTGAAGTTTCGGATGAATCTGTTTCTACCTATAAATCGGATGTAGTTTTCGAATGGTACCAACTAGAATGCCGGATTATCAAAGAAACACCTGGATTTTTTCCACCACAGGCTGCAAGAGCATTAGGATATACCGGAGTAGCCCTTTACGAAAGCCTGGTTCCCGGATGGAAGAATCCTTTAAGTCTTGCAGGTCAATTAAATGGGCTTGATATAACGGATTTGCCTACCGTACAAAAAGGTCAGAAATACCATTGGGGCCTCGTAGCCAATGCTTGTCTTTCTCAAATGATCCAATTGTTGTTTGAAAAGCGCATCACTGCCGATAACCAAAACAGGATTTTACAACTTGAGCAAAAGTGGTTAACAGAATATTCAAGTGATTTAACGCCTGCGAATATCAGCAGATCAGAAGAATTTGGAAAATCCATGGCCAATGCCATATTTAATTATTCTAAAAACGATGGTGGGCATGAACAATACATTGATCCCTTTCAATTGCCTTATACCTGGCCTGTTATTCAGGGCGCATGGAAACCTACAGGTGCCGTTCTGAACCCATTGGCACCTAATTGGGATTCGAACAGGCCATTCATGGATGCAAATATTGTCGAGGCTCAACCTTTGCCACATATACCTTATTCAACTGCTAATTCATCAGAATTTTACAAAGAAGCTATGGAGGTATATCAAATTGTGACCAATGCCACATCTGAACAAAAGGAAATAGCCAGATTTTGGGCGGATGATCCTTTTAATACTTGTACACCGGCAGGGCATACGTTCAATATTTTGACACAGCTTTTAGAGGAAAACAATGCAAACCTTGGCCAGACCGCCATTGCATATGCAAGACTGGGAATAGCTGAAAACGATGCTTTTATTGCTTGCTGGAAAACCAAGTACGATTATTTTTTAATCCGTCCTTTTACTTATATCCGGGAAAATATTGATCCAACTTTCCAAACCGTAATTGGCACACCGCCATTTCCTGCATTTACATCAGGCCATGCTACGGAAGCTGCCGCAGGAGCAGCCATATTTGCAGCTTTATTCACCAACGGGGATGGTAATTATGCATTCACAGACCGTACCCAAATTCAATTTGGCTTTTCGGTCCGAAACTATAATAACTTTTTTGAAATGGCTGAAGAGTGTGCCAATTCAAGATTATACGGCGGAATCCATTACAACATGGACAATCTTAATGGACTGAAAATGGGCCGGGCCATTGGGGACAATGTCAACAAAAGAATAAGTTGGCCAGAAAATTAA